In Leptospira ellinghausenii, the following proteins share a genomic window:
- a CDS encoding pirin family protein, producing the protein MTKSLIGHSKDLGDNFIIRRVLPALEKRSVGPFVFFDHFGPVPVVTGEELVVRAHPHIGLATITFLYDGVITHRDSLEVEMDIRPNETNWMVAGSGIVHSERSKFDPKYEVLEGIQTWIALPKEKEQISPSFQHLSEAEIPVMKQKGLTFRLLGGKFLDLESSAVVHSPLFYADIDVKIDAGQIEWQLSSEEEAGLYIARGAIESEGESYTVGSMVLFEKGMKVSFKAKQNSRLMLLGGEPLKEKRHLYWNFVATSQELIDSAKERWAKDEFPKVPNETDRIPLPN; encoded by the coding sequence ATGACAAAATCACTGATCGGACATTCAAAAGACCTAGGAGATAATTTTATCATTCGTCGTGTTCTTCCTGCCTTAGAAAAAAGGTCAGTGGGACCCTTTGTTTTTTTTGATCACTTTGGACCTGTACCTGTTGTCACTGGTGAAGAACTTGTTGTCCGAGCCCATCCACATATTGGACTTGCTACCATTACCTTTTTGTATGATGGAGTGATCACACACCGAGATAGTTTAGAAGTAGAGATGGACATTCGGCCCAATGAAACCAATTGGATGGTTGCAGGGTCTGGTATTGTTCATAGTGAACGATCTAAATTTGATCCTAAATATGAAGTATTAGAAGGAATACAAACTTGGATAGCACTCCCTAAAGAGAAAGAACAAATATCCCCAAGTTTCCAACACCTTTCTGAAGCAGAAATCCCCGTGATGAAACAAAAAGGACTTACTTTTCGTTTGTTAGGTGGTAAATTTTTGGATTTAGAATCATCAGCCGTAGTTCATTCACCACTTTTTTATGCTGACATCGATGTAAAAATAGATGCTGGCCAAATAGAGTGGCAACTTTCTTCTGAAGAAGAAGCTGGCTTGTACATAGCGAGAGGTGCCATCGAATCAGAGGGGGAATCTTATACGGTTGGAAGTATGGTTTTATTTGAAAAAGGAATGAAAGTATCCTTTAAAGCAAAACAAAACAGTCGTTTGATGTTACTTGGAGGGGAACCTTTGAAGGAAAAACGGCATTTGTATTGGAACTTTGTCGCAACTAGCCAGGAATTGATTGATTCTGCTAAGGAAAGATGGGCAAAGGATGAATTTCCAAAAGTTCCAAACGAAACAGATCGGATTCCTTTACCCAACTAA
- a CDS encoding STAS domain-containing protein: MEINLKKNADAFVISISGSLDIYTSLDFKNFLETNIPNQPSNNLHVIINLEKLNYIDSSGIGMLIKQLNYVQELQGKFSIANMKPAIEKVFKVAGLTSYFQTIGEDEYREKYAV; this comes from the coding sequence ATGGAAATAAATCTGAAAAAGAATGCAGACGCTTTTGTGATCAGCATTTCCGGAAGTTTGGACATTTACACTTCCTTGGATTTTAAAAACTTCCTAGAAACCAATATCCCAAACCAACCTTCAAACAACCTCCACGTCATCATCAATTTAGAGAAATTGAACTACATCGACTCTTCTGGGATTGGAATGCTCATCAAACAGCTGAATTATGTCCAAGAATTGCAAGGGAAGTTCTCCATTGCCAATATGAAACCGGCAATTGAGAAGGTATTTAAGGTAGCAGGGCTTACCAGTTACTTCCAAACCATTGGGGAAGACGAATACCGCGAAAAATACGCGGTATAA
- a CDS encoding type I phosphomannose isomerase catalytic subunit, giving the protein MERIPKIVFLSPIYKEKIWGGRKLESKMGRSIPEGLIGESWEVSVYGSDVSKIQNPEFPNLPLTELIQKAPNEVLGKPFSNSGLPLLVKVIDAKEKLSVQVHPNDDYALKYDPQSNGKKECWYVLSADPGAELVVGFDIHTNRNEYEALVKENLGESVLKKWKVKPGDVFLLNPGTIHAIGGGVLLLEVQQSSDSTYRVYDYGRIGDDGKPRELHLEKAFSVLNFSKSNGDEKLKKELIGYHPFPRFLFTSNDKFRLESWEFNQAQNFTFAPLSDPVCFGIFFTVSGSIYFPELNRTVGTGETFFVTASGFSETIHASVTPGTKLAFMSSGTDTVKYQ; this is encoded by the coding sequence ATGGAGAGGATTCCAAAAATCGTATTTCTATCCCCTATTTATAAAGAAAAAATTTGGGGTGGCAGGAAATTGGAATCAAAAATGGGACGAAGTATCCCAGAAGGATTGATTGGAGAATCATGGGAAGTTTCCGTTTATGGTTCCGATGTTTCCAAGATCCAAAATCCAGAATTTCCAAATCTTCCGTTAACCGAACTCATTCAAAAAGCACCCAACGAAGTTTTAGGAAAACCATTTTCCAATTCAGGTTTACCCCTACTCGTAAAAGTCATTGATGCAAAAGAAAAACTGTCTGTCCAAGTTCACCCAAACGATGATTATGCGCTCAAATATGATCCACAGTCCAATGGTAAAAAAGAATGTTGGTATGTTTTATCAGCAGATCCTGGGGCAGAACTGGTTGTAGGATTTGACATTCATACAAACCGAAATGAATATGAAGCACTTGTTAAAGAAAATTTAGGAGAATCTGTTCTCAAAAAATGGAAAGTAAAACCTGGTGATGTATTCCTTTTAAATCCAGGAACCATACACGCGATAGGTGGTGGAGTTTTACTTTTAGAAGTGCAACAATCCTCTGACTCTACTTACCGAGTTTATGATTACGGAAGAATTGGGGACGATGGTAAACCAAGAGAATTACATTTAGAAAAAGCATTCTCAGTATTGAATTTTTCAAAATCGAATGGTGACGAAAAACTAAAAAAAGAACTAATAGGTTACCATCCTTTCCCTAGATTTTTATTCACTTCCAATGATAAATTCAGGCTTGAATCTTGGGAATTCAACCAAGCTCAAAACTTCACCTTTGCCCCGTTATCTGATCCAGTTTGTTTTGGAATTTTTTTCACTGTTTCTGGATCCATTTATTTTCCAGAACTAAATCGTACAGTTGGAACTGGAGAAACATTTTTTGTGACTGCTTCCGGATTTTCTGAGACAATTCATGCAAGTGTAACCCCTGGGACAAAACTTGCTTTTATGTCCAGTGGAACCGATACTGTAAAATATCAATAA
- a CDS encoding LIC10729 family protein codes for MLPLKLRILLFTAIFLSTSGALFADDSKIPKQEFGLEEGLLPEDISTFPELKTWAIYQSYELEPDGPYLGLQDSICRMVPESGLRFLLEKPSDTKSTVYLYLDLTMYKPLRGSKFKPRKLQIFVNGKPKRAILTERTKGFQNPVEIPLEPSEYPDGKIYVDLVPSQNSVGRFWGIWDAFVVENRLDEKD; via the coding sequence GTGCTACCATTGAAACTACGAATCCTTCTCTTTACGGCAATCTTTTTATCAACGAGTGGTGCACTCTTCGCAGATGATTCGAAAATTCCCAAACAAGAATTTGGATTGGAGGAAGGATTATTACCAGAAGACATTTCTACCTTCCCCGAGTTGAAAACATGGGCCATCTACCAATCGTATGAATTAGAACCGGATGGTCCCTACTTGGGATTACAAGATTCCATTTGCCGGATGGTGCCCGAGTCGGGACTTCGTTTTTTATTAGAAAAACCAAGTGATACAAAATCCACAGTGTACCTGTATTTGGACTTAACGATGTACAAACCACTGAGGGGATCAAAGTTCAAACCTAGAAAATTACAAATTTTTGTGAACGGAAAACCCAAACGTGCCATCCTGACAGAACGTACGAAGGGTTTCCAGAATCCTGTCGAAATCCCATTAGAACCTTCTGAATACCCAGATGGCAAAATTTACGTAGATTTAGTGCCGAGTCAAAACTCTGTCGGCCGTTTTTGGGGGATTTGGGATGCGTTTGTTGTCGAAAACCGTTTGGACGAAAAGGATTGA
- a CDS encoding bifunctional riboflavin kinase/FAD synthetase — protein MKIIRSLESIQNEFQQGSSLTLGNFDGIHVGHQTLLLRTVEKAKELGIPSVVVTYYPNPAVVLGKKPNFKYLSSEKEKEELIRGFGIDYLIVLDFTISLSKMSAENFLEKIMIQTLHAKHIVIGYNHFFGAERRGDFTLLDFHKANYGYAVELREAVLKKDSKISSSLIRGFLDKGEMEEAKILLGRNYHISGTVVEGSKRGRTIGFPTANLQVPSDKLLPSVGVYACFVKFDGKDHKGMVNIGFNPTFDGLGLHVEVNIFDFEGNLYGQEIELEMVKKIREEQKFDGIDALKNQLTKDKEISLSILALR, from the coding sequence TTGAAAATTATTCGCTCTTTAGAATCGATCCAAAATGAATTCCAACAAGGCTCTTCTTTGACACTTGGAAATTTCGACGGAATCCATGTGGGCCACCAAACACTTTTGTTACGGACAGTGGAAAAAGCCAAGGAACTTGGAATCCCTTCGGTTGTGGTTACTTATTATCCAAACCCGGCAGTTGTGCTTGGGAAAAAACCAAATTTTAAATACCTCTCCTCAGAAAAAGAAAAAGAGGAACTCATTCGCGGGTTCGGGATTGATTACCTCATCGTTTTAGATTTTACCATCTCACTCTCGAAGATGTCTGCAGAAAACTTTTTAGAAAAAATTATGATCCAAACTTTACATGCCAAACACATTGTGATTGGTTATAACCATTTTTTTGGAGCTGAAAGAAGGGGAGATTTTACACTTCTTGATTTTCATAAGGCTAATTATGGTTATGCGGTTGAGTTAAGAGAAGCAGTTTTAAAAAAAGACAGTAAAATTTCATCCTCTCTCATCCGAGGTTTTCTCGACAAAGGAGAAATGGAAGAAGCAAAGATCTTACTCGGACGAAATTATCATATCTCTGGAACCGTGGTGGAAGGTTCCAAACGTGGGCGTACCATTGGATTTCCAACGGCAAACCTCCAAGTTCCAAGTGATAAACTTTTACCATCGGTGGGTGTGTATGCTTGTTTTGTGAAGTTTGATGGAAAAGATCACAAAGGAATGGTAAACATTGGATTTAATCCCACCTTTGACGGATTAGGTTTACATGTAGAAGTAAACATCTTTGATTTTGAAGGAAATTTATATGGACAAGAAATTGAATTGGAAATGGTAAAAAAAATCCGAGAGGAACAAAAGTTTGATGGGATTGATGCTTTAAAAAATCAACTGACCAAAGACAAAGAAATAAGTTTGTCTATTTTGGCACTTCGATAA
- the mrdA gene encoding penicillin-binding protein 2 — protein MSQSASEFRLEASFRKRLYFFTGMIVFTLTAYILQLFNLQIVQGSENSLKAERFVRRSESIPADRGNIFDRNFLTPETSQPLVSNSASLDVILNTSLLKNDAKKVKEFIYKFCEALSIPIVYYEKELQESRLIKKIRSREPFVLLEGISREQQERILVLDNINRYVYLVSSPARVYHMGPALSHVTGYVGKPTTSDLQEKEIKTYQLIGKGGIESLYDTTLRGQDGFRIQKRNTEGNIEEERVIEHSVPGNNLILTIDRDMQIAAYKALKGVRGTVLAIKATTGEVLAMASNPSYDPNILSGKNKLERSNHFTRVTNNGGFLNLAIQSRFPPASTFKTLVGLAAMESEHKINFDPKQTFSCPASFTLKSTFKGVPDQVFYNWDKKNHGDLNLAQALEKSNSVYFYQLGYKLGAEPILAYSRLFGLDKKTGIDLPGEATGFIPSSDWKKRTYGNKWFDGDTVNLSIGQGFISVTPIEMALFYMAVVNNGKIYKPYVVSEIRSPLDNSLIQKTEPTILRDIPLKKSTVEALKEGLYLVGYSGTASGVLNSPTLPEIAGKTGTAQTRRRGASSSNHAWFIGYAPVNAPVEKQILVAAFVEYGVGGAASAAPAAREVFKAAFPPGSFPRTDRSRAKTMEEEAPVEQEAF, from the coding sequence ATGAGCCAGTCGGCATCTGAGTTTCGTTTAGAAGCAAGTTTCCGTAAACGATTGTACTTTTTTACAGGGATGATTGTATTTACGTTAACTGCGTATATTTTACAATTGTTCAACTTACAGATTGTTCAAGGGAGTGAAAACTCTCTTAAAGCCGAACGATTTGTTCGCAGAAGTGAATCCATACCTGCAGATCGTGGTAATATTTTTGATCGAAACTTTTTAACACCAGAAACAAGCCAACCTCTTGTATCCAATTCCGCATCTCTTGATGTGATTTTGAATACAAGTTTACTCAAAAACGATGCTAAAAAAGTAAAAGAGTTCATCTACAAATTTTGTGAAGCACTTTCGATTCCAATTGTTTATTACGAAAAAGAATTACAAGAATCACGATTGATTAAAAAAATCCGATCAAGAGAACCTTTTGTATTACTTGAAGGGATTTCAAGGGAACAACAAGAACGAATTTTAGTTTTAGACAATATAAATCGTTATGTGTATTTAGTTTCCTCACCTGCTAGGGTGTATCACATGGGACCTGCTCTTTCGCATGTGACCGGTTATGTGGGAAAACCAACAACAAGTGACTTACAAGAAAAAGAAATCAAAACTTACCAATTGATTGGAAAAGGGGGAATTGAATCCCTTTATGACACAACTCTCCGTGGCCAAGACGGATTTCGCATCCAGAAACGAAATACAGAAGGAAACATCGAGGAAGAACGTGTCATCGAACACTCAGTCCCAGGTAACAACTTAATCCTAACAATTGATAGAGACATGCAAATTGCTGCTTACAAAGCACTAAAGGGTGTTAGGGGGACAGTCCTTGCGATTAAAGCAACTACTGGTGAAGTTTTAGCCATGGCTTCCAACCCTTCTTATGATCCAAATATTTTGTCTGGGAAAAACAAACTCGAACGTTCTAATCACTTCACTCGAGTCACAAATAATGGTGGGTTTTTGAATTTAGCCATCCAATCCAGATTCCCTCCGGCATCCACTTTTAAAACCTTGGTGGGACTTGCTGCCATGGAGAGTGAACACAAAATCAATTTTGATCCCAAACAAACCTTTTCTTGCCCAGCAAGTTTTACCTTAAAGTCTACCTTCAAAGGGGTTCCAGACCAAGTGTTTTACAACTGGGACAAAAAAAACCATGGGGATCTTAATTTAGCACAAGCACTTGAAAAATCAAACTCAGTGTATTTCTACCAACTTGGTTATAAATTAGGTGCTGAACCAATTCTCGCCTACTCTCGGTTATTTGGTTTAGATAAAAAAACAGGAATTGACCTACCAGGAGAAGCCACTGGTTTTATCCCAAGTTCCGATTGGAAAAAAAGAACCTATGGCAACAAATGGTTTGATGGAGATACAGTAAACTTATCCATCGGACAAGGATTTATTTCGGTCACACCGATTGAGATGGCATTGTTTTATATGGCAGTGGTAAACAATGGAAAAATATACAAACCGTACGTAGTGTCCGAAATTAGAAGCCCACTTGACAACTCTCTCATCCAAAAAACAGAACCAACCATTTTACGTGATATTCCACTCAAAAAATCCACTGTAGAAGCATTAAAAGAGGGATTGTATTTGGTTGGATATTCTGGAACTGCATCAGGTGTTCTCAATTCACCAACTTTACCAGAGATTGCAGGTAAAACAGGAACGGCACAAACAAGACGTAGAGGAGCATCGTCCTCAAACCACGCTTGGTTCATTGGGTATGCACCAGTGAACGCACCTGTCGAAAAACAGATATTAGTTGCTGCATTCGTTGAGTATGGGGTTGGTGGTGCAGCATCTGCGGCTCCTGCGGCAAGGGAAGTTTTTAAAGCAGCTTTCCCACCTGGATCTTTCCCACGAACTGATAGGTCCCGTGCCAAAACCATGGAAGAAGAAGCACCAGTCGAACAAGAGGCATTTTAA
- a CDS encoding DnaJ domain-containing protein, protein MPPQNTNLYEALEIPFGATTEEIKSSFRRLAKLYHPDNPISGSYAKFQTIYFAYQTLTGDSRKQYDDEFKKNYAKAFLKRKLEEHPIVLPVSRVRFTTGIIDLAKRGLMRKGFRNKDRRKVTGIDYDLVIDLKESETVRPVIAVIPLTVRIVCRDCMGSDPHCSACNGRGSYKGYRKLNVEFPVSTLLPSKIFEFDLSKFRPDSFTHFKKKILRVKLLIHKNIPLRTKTAV, encoded by the coding sequence ATGCCACCGCAAAACACCAATCTATACGAAGCATTAGAAATCCCCTTTGGAGCTACGACGGAAGAGATTAAATCTTCTTTCCGTCGTCTCGCAAAACTTTACCACCCCGACAATCCCATCTCTGGATCTTATGCCAAGTTCCAAACCATTTATTTTGCCTACCAAACTCTTACTGGAGATTCAAGAAAACAGTATGATGATGAGTTCAAAAAGAATTATGCAAAAGCATTTTTAAAACGAAAACTAGAAGAACATCCAATTGTTTTACCAGTGTCCCGTGTACGGTTTACAACAGGGATCATTGACCTTGCTAAACGTGGGCTTATGAGAAAAGGGTTTCGCAATAAAGATCGTAGGAAGGTTACGGGCATTGATTATGATTTGGTGATTGATTTAAAAGAATCGGAAACTGTACGTCCTGTGATTGCCGTGATCCCACTTACCGTTCGGATTGTATGTCGTGATTGTATGGGCAGTGACCCACATTGTTCTGCATGCAATGGCCGTGGTAGTTATAAAGGGTACCGAAAACTAAATGTAGAATTTCCAGTTTCGACTCTTCTCCCATCCAAAATCTTTGAATTTGATCTTTCCAAATTTCGTCCCGATTCCTTCACACATTTTAAGAAAAAAATCCTACGGGTGAAACTTCTCATCCATAAAAATATCCCTTTACGGACAAAGACCGCTGTCTAA
- a CDS encoding LIC_10421 family protein, with protein MKKLISILLVLASTSLFALSELENLMIKEANSPESKQAARSYLNAMAKEKEENAKRHEKMAGNKGGKAVSEAKFKEHCLNLAKEFRAEADEYKKAADALK; from the coding sequence ATGAAAAAACTTATTTCCATTTTACTCGTGTTAGCTTCCACTTCGCTTTTTGCGTTGTCTGAATTAGAGAATTTGATGATAAAAGAGGCAAATTCCCCAGAAAGTAAACAAGCTGCACGTTCTTACCTAAATGCAATGGCAAAAGAAAAAGAAGAAAATGCAAAACGCCACGAAAAGATGGCTGGCAATAAAGGTGGGAAAGCAGTATCCGAAGCAAAATTCAAAGAACATTGTTTGAATCTTGCAAAAGAATTCCGTGCAGAAGCTGACGAATACAAAAAAGCAGCAGATGCTTTAAAATAA
- a CDS encoding LIC_12936 family protein → MRTSFVLIFTFLFTVGLFAADEKNEPVSQADSHKLNPDGSIALIPYNAKQQQKIDRIGKEVDDYHAMINEKIKFLSFEKKIKDSRYGQVSSAREIHLPYEPRYVMHSRFVMKLKGGGGAEGGGFSLDELSFWSRKSLTEKGKDPVTTYRELKNSTAGGVKGLILSVRTVTNADDNTLNYELEKIQSPWERIRLATAYRDRLREVARNIDRYIQAKGKLETKMVSESVMEISVSGDFEEP, encoded by the coding sequence ATGCGTACCTCGTTTGTCTTAATTTTTACCTTCCTCTTCACCGTTGGTCTTTTTGCCGCGGATGAAAAAAATGAACCTGTGAGCCAAGCAGATTCCCACAAATTGAATCCAGATGGAAGCATCGCTCTCATCCCATATAATGCCAAACAACAACAAAAAATCGATCGTATCGGTAAGGAAGTGGATGATTACCACGCCATGATCAATGAAAAGATCAAGTTCCTTAGCTTTGAGAAAAAAATCAAAGACAGTCGTTATGGTCAAGTTTCCAGTGCACGTGAAATCCACTTACCTTATGAGCCACGTTATGTGATGCACAGCCGTTTTGTAATGAAACTGAAAGGTGGCGGTGGTGCTGAAGGTGGTGGTTTTTCCCTTGATGAACTTTCCTTTTGGTCCCGTAAGTCATTAACAGAGAAAGGAAAAGACCCAGTTACAACCTACCGCGAACTCAAAAACAGTACAGCTGGCGGAGTGAAAGGACTAATCCTTTCCGTACGAACTGTTACAAACGCTGACGACAACACTCTCAATTATGAATTGGAAAAAATCCAAAGCCCATGGGAAAGAATTCGATTGGCAACCGCTTACCGTGACAGGCTTCGTGAAGTAGCAAGAAACATTGATCGTTACATCCAAGCAAAAGGAAAACTCGAAACTAAAATGGTTTCTGAATCCGTAATGGAAATCTCTGTGAGTGGAGATTTCGAAGAGCCGTAG
- the rodA gene encoding rod shape-determining protein RodA, with translation MADRNTEKLDYFLIFSVVLVAMAGVLTLYTQEANTADGLGRWYKQFSFVFVGLIAMWFMSRINYQLIGSYALFIYLFSIFLLIITLIPGIGYLPSGRGARSWLKLGPITLQASEFSKLATVILLGQYLVMKEKEMHKITVLIIPFIICLVPMLFIILQPDFGTAVSFLPMLFTMLYLGGADILHVGSLLTFGGISLMVPMYLAYSQLTLIQPLIDLLRKDNKTELVSLVNQLQGKIWLILDGKKVSGLTLPGIENPKNLQMIREAAEIVKDEYASIGYKILSNEAFMFGLGGTLTLISLVMIFIRIARGSRHLRNYYITIGILGLSVLSAIAVHKSIPFRENQVIRLTAFLNPDQFKQGAGYQLRASKPAVGSGKVFGKGLFHGEMTEGRIPHVPESGTDFIFASWAEQTGFFGSVLLLFFLMSIPLRGLQISFESKDRFGSLLAAGIVAMIFFHIAINVGIVIGLLPVTGVPLTFMSYGGSHLVMAMTAVGIILSIKKRKFAN, from the coding sequence ATGGCTGATCGTAATACAGAAAAACTCGATTATTTTTTAATATTCTCCGTTGTGTTAGTTGCGATGGCGGGAGTCCTCACTCTTTACACACAGGAAGCAAATACAGCTGATGGACTTGGTCGTTGGTACAAACAATTTTCCTTTGTGTTTGTGGGTCTCATTGCAATGTGGTTTATGTCGAGGATCAATTACCAATTGATTGGTTCCTATGCTCTCTTCATTTATCTATTTTCCATTTTTCTTCTGATCATAACACTCATCCCCGGAATTGGTTACCTACCATCTGGTCGTGGTGCAAGGTCTTGGTTAAAACTGGGTCCAATTACTCTCCAAGCTTCTGAATTTTCAAAATTGGCAACGGTCATTTTACTTGGCCAGTACTTAGTGATGAAAGAAAAGGAGATGCACAAAATTACAGTTTTGATCATTCCATTTATCATTTGTTTGGTGCCGATGTTATTCATCATTTTACAACCAGACTTTGGAACTGCTGTTTCCTTTTTACCAATGTTATTTACCATGTTGTACTTGGGTGGTGCTGATATCCTGCATGTTGGATCACTTCTTACCTTTGGTGGAATTTCCCTCATGGTTCCTATGTACTTAGCCTACTCACAACTTACACTTATACAACCTCTCATTGACTTACTACGTAAAGACAACAAAACAGAACTAGTATCACTTGTGAACCAACTCCAAGGAAAAATTTGGCTGATTCTAGATGGAAAAAAAGTATCTGGACTCACTCTTCCTGGAATTGAAAATCCGAAAAACTTACAAATGATACGCGAAGCAGCAGAGATCGTAAAAGATGAATACGCAAGTATTGGATATAAAATTTTATCCAATGAAGCTTTTATGTTTGGTCTCGGTGGTACGTTAACACTCATTAGCCTTGTGATGATTTTTATACGGATTGCTCGAGGTTCGCGACATCTTAGAAATTATTACATCACCATTGGTATCCTTGGGCTTTCTGTTTTATCTGCCATAGCCGTTCACAAATCCATTCCTTTCCGGGAAAACCAAGTGATCCGACTCACTGCATTTTTAAACCCAGACCAATTCAAACAAGGAGCAGGGTACCAACTCCGTGCCTCGAAACCTGCTGTAGGTTCAGGGAAAGTTTTTGGAAAAGGTCTCTTCCACGGAGAGATGACAGAAGGACGAATCCCCCATGTTCCCGAATCAGGAACTGACTTTATCTTTGCTTCTTGGGCAGAACAAACTGGTTTTTTTGGAAGTGTCTTGTTACTATTCTTTTTGATGTCAATTCCCTTGCGTGGCTTACAAATCAGTTTTGAAAGTAAGGACAGGTTTGGATCTCTCCTTGCAGCGGGGATTGTTGCGATGATTTTTTTTCATATCGCCATCAATGTAGGAATTGTGATAGGACTCCTCCCAGTAACAGGTGTTCCACTTACATTTATGAGTTATGGTGGATCCCACTTAGTGATGGCAATGACTGCTGTTGGAATCATTTTATCGATTAAAAAACGTAAGTTTGCGAACTAA